CATCTGGTTATATTTCATAGCGATTGCGTCTGCATAGGGACGTCAACGCTGGGGTAAGTGGGCTGGTTTGGGCGTTCGCTCGTTATTCGCCGGCGCATGGAGAGGATTGACCTGGAACGGTAACTTATCGCAACCGGTGCAATCAATTTACACCGGACAACACGGATTTTTTCACTCTTTATCGGATTTCTGTGATCGCGGTGGTGGACAAAATCTTGCCTGCTTGCTGTACTGTGATCGACACAGGTTTTGTGTCTTTCATTCACGTTAAAGGTAAGTTTGATGTCTAAGATTAAAGGTAGCGTTAAGTGGTTTAATGAATCCAAAGGCTTCGGTTTCATTACTCCGGAAGATGGTAGCAAGGACGTTTTCGTTCACTTCTCTGCCATCGTTAGCAACGGTTTCAAAACGCTTGCTGAAGGCCAGCGTGTAGAATTTGAAATCACGAACGGTGCCAAAGGCCCATCTGCCGCTAACGTTACTGCTATCTAAGCTGCGTAGCTGAATTTCTTAAAACCCGCTCATTGAGCGGGTTTTTTATTGGGTGCGTTATGCCTTGCTGCGGCGGCCTAACAGGCTGAACAGCAGGATGGCGACGGCGTAGCAGCCGACGATGGTCAGCGCCATCGACAGGCTGGAAGTGCCGCCCAGCCCGGTGAGCGGCACGGCGCAGGCGCCGAGCGCGAACATGCACACGCCGATCAAGGCCGAAGCGCTGCCTGCTTTGTCACCCTGGCTTTGCATTGCCAGCGAAGAGGCGGTTGGGCCGACGATGCCGATCACCGCCACCGAGAAGAACAGCGGCACCAGCAGCAACACCAGCGGCGCATGCAGCGCGGCGGCCAACAGCAGCAACAGCGACGCGACGGCCGCCAACGTCAGCCCGCTCTTCAACACCCGGCGCTCCCCCCAACGCGAACTGAGGCGGCTGGCCAACTGCGCCGCAATGATCAGCCCGACGCCGTTAATGGCGAAGCACAGGCTGAACATCTGAGGGCTGAGGCCGTAGATTTGCTGCAAGACGAAAGGTGAGGCGCCGATATAGGCGAACATGCCGGCCATCACGAAGCCCTGCGTCAGGCACAAGCTCATGAAATAGCGTTGGGTCAACAGACTGCCCAGCGACATCAGCATCGCCAGGATACCGCCTTGGCTGCGGCGCTCGGCCGGCAGGGATTCGCGCAGTTTAAGCGCTGACAGGCTGAACAGCAGCACGGCGATAGCCGCCAGCACACCGAAGATGCCGCGCCAGTTCATCACCTGCAGCATGACGCCGCCCAACACCGGCGCGACGATCGGCGCCAAGCCGTTGACCAGCATCAGCAGGGCGAAGAAGCGGGTCAGCTCATGGCCGGCATACAGATCGCGGGCGATGGCGCGGGAAATCACCGCCCCACCGGCGCCGGCGATGCCCTGCAGCAGACGGGCGATCAGCAGCTGGTCGATGGTGGGTGCCAGCGCGCACCACAGGGAAGCACCCAGCAACAGGATCAGTGACAGCAACAGCGGACGCATACGGCCCAGTTTGTCGCTGTAAGGGCCGAAAATCAGCTGGCCGACGCCCAGGCCAAGCAGCCCGGCGGTCAGGCTGAGCTGCGCGGCAGCGGTGGAAGTATTCAGCTCGCCCGCCATCTCCGGCAGGGCGGGCAGGTAGAGATCGGTGCACAGCGGCCCCAGCGCGGCCAACAGGCCAAGCACGACGGCGTACACCAGACGTTGTCTGGCTAAGTGTTTGGTCATGAGAGATTAGAGTTTCCTGAACAGGTGAGAAATGGCCTGCTGATACAGATCGCGCAGCAGGGACGCATCGGCTTTTTGCGTGGTAAGGATACGGTAACCGGTGCCTTCGCTCATGACGGCGATAAACTCCACCCGCGCGGCGATCTCTTCCGCGCTGAAATGGGGATACAGTCGCTGCAGATTGTGGCACACGTGGCGAAACAGCCGCGCTTCCGCGTCGCTGAGCATTTTGGCCACCACCGGGTTGCGCGTGGCCTCGGCGGTCACTTCCAGCATCAGCATATGATCGGTTTCGCTCTCGCCCGGCTGCTGAAACAGCGTGCGCGCCGCCAGCGTGCCGGCGATCAGGTTAATGTGATCGCCAAGGTTTTCCAACCGCTGCATCTTGCTGGCGATGATGCGGTTGACGATTTCCTCGATAATCGCGTCTTTATTAGCGAAATAGCGATAGATTTGCCCGACGCTGAGCTGCGAGCCCTGGGCGATTTCCGCCATACTGGCGGCGTGGAAACCGTGGCGGCGGAAGCTGATTTTCGCCGCTTCGACGATCTGATCGCGGCGGGCCTGCACCTTGGCTTGTTTACTGTCGTTGGGGGAGAGCATCTGCCCGATCCTTTGCTACGCGTGAGCCGGATTCACATTTTTGGGTGTGAACGTTCATTCTCAATTGTAGTGTAACCGACGGGAAAGACGCAAGATGAACGCGTGCTGCGGGGAAAAGGCGCTTAAGCGAACAGGTAGGATTTGATAAAGGCGGCGACGATCAGCACGCACAGCGCAACGGCAAACGCTTCGGCGGCGGTTTTCGGCAGGCTAAACATAGCGGTTTCTCATCCAGTCAGGAGTACTGGATGAGATTATGCGCATGCAAGATTAAGGAAACATTAAGGGCTTAGCGCCCGTTGACCCACATCACCAGCATGAAAGCCAGCAGCGTCATCGCCAGCGAGCCGGCCAGGTTGAGCAGCATGTTGGCCAGCGCCCAGCCGAAGCGGCCATCCTGCATCAGGTACACTACCTCCAGCGAAAAGGTGGAGAAGGTGGTCAGGCCGCCGCAGAACCCGGTGGTGATCAGTAATTTCCAGGTGGGATCCAGATGCGTCATGCGGGTGAAAATTGCCATCGCCAGGCCGATGATAAAACCGCCGATCAGATTGACCATCAGCGTACCGAGCGGAATGTGGGCGTTCAGCGGATTCATTTTCATGCTTACCGCCCAGCGCAATACGCTGCCGACGCCGCCGCCGATAAATACGGCCAGTAAAGAGCTCAACATGGGGCAACTCCCTTTCAATCAGAGAAATTCACGGGACTCGGAAAGGGACAGACGTAACGCTACGCGCCCCTCTCCGAGAGGTTACGTAGACATCATCAGCCTGTGAAGGCGGTTAGGGAGGAATGTCATCTCCAGCATGCCGCACGGCCTTTTTCGCCGTACCCGGTGGATGTTACACCTAACGCCGCCTATTTTGTAGTATCGACAATCTGCGAGGTCATCCCATGGAAATCAGAACGGCGCGCCTGAGCGATCGCCAGGCTATTGCCGAATTAATGACGGCGTTGGATTATCCCGGCACCGAGGCGTTTCTGGCGCAGCGGATGCACCAGCTGCTGGCGCATCCGGACGAGGCGCTGCTGGTGGTGGTGGAGGGCGAGCGGGTGCTGGGCGTGCTGTCGTTGCATTTTCTGCCGCAACTGGCGTTGGCCGGCGACATTGGCCGCATCAGCTATTTTTGCGTCGACGACCGAGCGCGCGGGGCGGGCGTAGGGCGGCGGCTGTTGGCGGAGGGCGAGGCGCTGGCGCACCGTCGCGGCTGCGATCGGCTGGAAGTTCATTGCCACAGCCGCCGCGAGCGGGCGCATGCGTTTTACCAGCGTGAAGGCTTTGTCGAAGCGCCGAAGTATTTTGCCAAGTTATTAAACCAGTAAGTTAGTCGCCCGTCGGCGTCGCCGTTTCCAGGCGATTGCGGCCATTTTGCTTCGCCCGGTAAAGTGCGCCGTCGGCCGCTTTCAACCAGTCCAGATAACTGCCCAGCGCAGGATGATAGTTGGCGATGCCGGCGCTGATCTGCAGCCGCAGCTGTGGCGCCTCTTTAAAGATCACGGCGTCCAGCCGCTGCTGGATGCGCCGCAGGACGGTTTCCGCCTGTTCGGCGCTGGTGTTCGGCAGCACTGCGCCAAACTCGTCGCCGCCGTAGCGCCCGACGATATCCACGTTGCGCAAGCCAATCAGCAATTCTTCCGCCA
The sequence above is drawn from the Serratia sp. FDAARGOS_506 genome and encodes:
- the cspE gene encoding transcription antiterminator/RNA stability regulator CspE, whose amino-acid sequence is MSKIKGSVKWFNESKGFGFITPEDGSKDVFVHFSAIVSNGFKTLAEGQRVEFEITNGAKGPSAANVTAI
- a CDS encoding GNAT family N-acetyltransferase; this encodes MEIRTARLSDRQAIAELMTALDYPGTEAFLAQRMHQLLAHPDEALLVVVEGERVLGVLSLHFLPQLALAGDIGRISYFCVDDRARGAGVGRRLLAEGEALAHRRGCDRLEVHCHSRRERAHAFYQREGFVEAPKYFAKLLNQ
- the crcB gene encoding fluoride efflux transporter CrcB; amino-acid sequence: MLSSLLAVFIGGGVGSVLRWAVSMKMNPLNAHIPLGTLMVNLIGGFIIGLAMAIFTRMTHLDPTWKLLITTGFCGGLTTFSTFSLEVVYLMQDGRFGWALANMLLNLAGSLAMTLLAFMLVMWVNGR
- a CDS encoding TetR/AcrR family transcriptional regulator is translated as MLSPNDSKQAKVQARRDQIVEAAKISFRRHGFHAASMAEIAQGSQLSVGQIYRYFANKDAIIEEIVNRIIASKMQRLENLGDHINLIAGTLAARTLFQQPGESETDHMLMLEVTAEATRNPVVAKMLSDAEARLFRHVCHNLQRLYPHFSAEEIAARVEFIAVMSEGTGYRILTTQKADASLLRDLYQQAISHLFRKL
- a CDS encoding multidrug effflux MFS transporter translates to MTKHLARQRLVYAVVLGLLAALGPLCTDLYLPALPEMAGELNTSTAAAQLSLTAGLLGLGVGQLIFGPYSDKLGRMRPLLLSLILLLGASLWCALAPTIDQLLIARLLQGIAGAGGAVISRAIARDLYAGHELTRFFALLMLVNGLAPIVAPVLGGVMLQVMNWRGIFGVLAAIAVLLFSLSALKLRESLPAERRSQGGILAMLMSLGSLLTQRYFMSLCLTQGFVMAGMFAYIGASPFVLQQIYGLSPQMFSLCFAINGVGLIIAAQLASRLSSRWGERRVLKSGLTLAAVASLLLLLAAALHAPLVLLLVPLFFSVAVIGIVGPTASSLAMQSQGDKAGSASALIGVCMFALGACAVPLTGLGGTSSLSMALTIVGCYAVAILLFSLLGRRSKA